The Bifidobacterium animalis subsp. animalis ATCC 25527 genomic interval TTGAGCAACTCCAATATCTCAAGGCGCAGGGGCATACGATTTTGCTCGTCGAGCATAAGATCGAGCTCGTCACGGCCCTCTCGGACCGCGTCATCGCAATGGACGGCGGCAGAACCATCGCACAGGGCGAGCCCGACGAGGTGCGCCGCGAACCACAAGTCGTCGAGGCGTATCTGGGCAAGCACCGCGAGCTGCACACCACGACGTCGGCTCGGCATAGCGGCGTGCTCGGCAAGCAGAATGCAATCGAACACGGCCAGCTCGCCGACGCGGAACGGGAGGGGGATGCGAACATCGTGCGCGATCCGTCGCGTGTGCTTGGCAAGCCGGCATTGCTCACACTGGACGGCGTCAACGTGTTCTACGGCCAGGTCCATGCACTGCAGGATGTCTCGATCGGCGTGCCGAAGGGCTCAATCGTTTCACTGCTCGGCGGCAACGCGTCGGGCAAGTCCACGACCATGAAGACGATTCTCGGACTCAATCAGCTCAAGAGCGGCACCATCACCTTCGCAGACCGCGATATCACGCGTGTTCCGACCCGCTGGCGTGTGCTTGACGGTATTGCGGCGGTGCCCGAGGCGCGCAGGATCTTCCCGCAGATGACGGTGCGCGAGAACCTGCTGGCCGGTGCCTACACACGCACCGACAAAGCGGGCGTCGCCGAGGATCTCGAGCGGATGTATGAGCGGTTCCCGCGCCTCGCCGAACGCAGATCGCAGCAGGCGGGCACAATGTCGGGCGGCGAACAGCAGATGCTCGCGTTCGCGTGTGCGTTGATGAGCCGCCCGAAGCTGATCTGCATGGATGAGCCGACGATGGGCCTGTCTCCCAGACTGGTGGAGGAGGTGCTCGAGCAGATCGCCGCACTGTGTGACGAGCTCGGTCTCTCCGTGCTCATGGTCGAACGGCAGGCCGAACTTGCGCTCTCGATAGCGGACTACGGCTATGTGCTGCAGAACGGACGCATTCGCCTGCACGGGCGCGCAGACGACCTGCTCGCCGACCCGCGCATTCGGGAAGCGTATCTGGGCGGCTGACGTATAGGGATGTGCCGGTTCAACGCCGCCCATGAACGCACAAGCCCACCCGTACGGCCCGTACGGGTGGGCTTGTGCGTTGGAAGCGGTGTAGATTGCGGGAAAGACACGTGTGGCAAACGCATGAGACGGCAATGGATTGGCGTGCAGTTCAATACGAACTGTCTAATAAGAAATACTGTGTCGTGAGGTCGTGGCCTCGGCGGTGCCCTTCGTTGGCTCTGTGCGGCCATGGTATGCCGTGATGCGGAACCCGTGCCGCCGGCGCGCAGATGCCTGTGTCATATGGTCATATGGTGTTCTGGGTGCATGGGGTCAGGAGGCAAAGGTGCAGGTTTTAGGAAGACAGAGTTCGGAAAATATGCTGTTTTTGCCTTTTAATATTCCGCTCAAGGGCTATCTGCCTCAAGGGTAAACAAAATGAGGCCGCGTGTCCGGCTCCCTATGCTGTTGGGTAGTTCCAACAAAGGGGGATGCAATGGCATTGACCAGCGAACAGCAACAGATCGTGGACAAGGCCACGCTCACGAAGACCAACGGATGGCAGTACCTGACCGTTGAGGGAAGCCCGTACGAGATCGGCTTCGAGCACGGCTACCTGCTCACCGACGAGTTCAAGGACGCCATTCGCGTATACACGCATATGACACTCGAAACAATGGGCATGGACTACTCGTTCTTCGTGGAGCAGGCCGTCAAACTGCACAAGAGCAAGATTCCGGATGAGTACATCGAGGAGATGCAAGGCATGGCCGACGGCTTCACCGCCGGTGGTTTCGAGACCTCGCTCGACGATGTGATCGGCTGGAACGCCTGGATGGAGCTCACCGGCTACTGGTGGCCACAGGTCGCCGCAGAGTACTCGAACAACCCGCCAGCCGGACCGAAGGGTTCGCATTGCACCGGCTTCGTGGCCACCGGTTCGGCCACGGTGGACGGCCGTCCGGTGATCGCACATGAGAGCTTCGATGATTTCTGGAGCGGCCAGTACTTCAACATCTGCGAGGTGATCAAGCCTGCGAAGGGCTTCGCCATCAAGATGCAGACCATTCCCGGTTACATCAGCTCGATGACCGACTTCTATGTGACCGCAGCGGGTCTCGGCATCACCGAGACCACCCTCGCCGGCTTCGTTGGGTACGATGTGGACGGCGTCCCCGAGTATGTGCGCTCGCGTCAGGCCTCGCAATATGCGAAGACGATCGACGAGTGGATCAAGATCGAGAACACCGGCAACAACGGCGGCTACGCGAACATCTGGATGCTCGTCGACGCCAACACCAACGAGATCGCCCGCTACGAGGAGGGCCTCAAGCACCAGGAGCTGCTGCGTACCAAGGACGGCTACTTCTACGGGTGCAACGCCGCGCACAATCCGCGCATCCGCAATCTCGAATGCGTCGACAACGGCTACAACGACCCACGCCAGCAGACCGGCGGTCGCCGCACGCGCCTGGAGAAGCTCATGCCGGAGGTCTCGGGCAAGATCGACGACGATATGGCCAAGAAGATCCTCGCCGACAAGTTCGACCCGTATCTGGGCTACGAATGCGCCAGCTCGCGCGACATCTGCGCCCATTACGACTGCGACCCGATGTACTACGCGGACGATCCGCACGGCGTGTGGAACGTGCCGTTCTTCCCGGGTGGTTCCTGCGATGGCAAATGCGCCAGTGCAGACGATATAGAGAACTTCCGCATGTGGGGCATCTTCGGCCGTGCCGACGGCGAGCCGTTCGACGCCGATGCGTTCCTGGAACAGCACCCACAGTGGAATTGGCAGAAAGGTTACTTGAAGAGCCGTCCAAGCCAGCCTTGGACGCTGTTCGACTGATATTCCCGCAACAGTATTGCCGGAGGGAATGCGCGTGACATCCGCATGGGAAAACCCGCCGGCATGGTCCGTACGAAATTCGTGCATCCGGTTCGTCAGATGCTCTCGTTATGCCGCATATGCATACATATACGCCGTGCGCCGGCAGCCAACGGAATCCGGATGGTCATTCAACAATCAACAACGAAGGTCAATAAATGGAATTGACAAAGCAAGATCTGTCGCAGATGGCAGAGGCATATAAGAAGGATTCCGCCCAGCAAATCGCGGAGCAAGCGGTCAAGAACAACGGCATCCATGCGTCCAGCGAGCGTGAGCATGTGGTCGTGACCGAGAACAACTTCGTGTTCTCGGTGGACGTCGACAGCGAGGCCGTGGCGAACCAACGCCAGTCCGGCCGCTGCTGGATGTTCTCGGCTCTCAACTTCCTGCGTTTCCACATGGAGAAGAGCCTCAAGTTGCCGAAGGGCAGCTTCCAGCTCTCGCAGAACTACAACTTCTTCTATGACAAGCTCGAGAAGTCGAACTTCTTCATGGAGAACATCATCAAGTACGCAGGCTCCGATCTCAACGACCGCCGTGTCGACTTCCTGCTTGCCACCCCGCAGCAGGACGGCGGCGACTTCGACCCGATCTGCGCGCTCATCGAGAAGTACGGCGTGGTGCCGCTGGAGGCCATGCCCGACACCGCGGTGACCAAGAACACGTCGGAATTCAACGCCGTGCTCAACCGCGTGCTGCGTGAGGACGCGTTCAAGCTGCGCAAGCTCGTGCGCGAAGGCAAGTCGGAGAAGGAAGTGGACGACGCACGTCGTGCCATGCTCTCCGAGATCTACCGCATCCTATGCGTGAGCTTCGGCGAACCGCCGAAGACCGTGGACTTCGAATACCGTGACACCGACAAGAAGTACCATGCAGACCGTGGTCTGACCCCGCTCGAGTTCTACAAGAAGTACCTCGGCGATGTCAAGCTCGAAGATTACGTGGGCGTGATGAACCTGCCTGTGGAGGGCATGGAATACGGCAAGATGTACACGATCGACATGACCGGTGAGGTGCTGGGCTCCAAGCGCAAGCTGCACTATGTGAACGTGCCGATCGACGTGATGAAGGAAGCGACGATCAAGCAGCTCAAGGCCGGCGAACCGGTGTGGTTCGGTTGCGATGTGCTGCAGGACTCCGACTTCGTCAAGGGCATTCTCTCGCTCAACCTCTACGACGTGCAGAAGATGTTCGGCATCAAGTTCGATATGGACAAGGGCGAACGCTTCCAGTACAACCAGAGCCTGCCGACGCATGCGATGACGATGGCCGGCGTCGACCTCGACGCCGACGGCAAGCCGATCCGCTGGAAGGTGGAGAACTCGTGGGGCACCACCGCGCATGGCAAGCCGGTCGGTCACCAGGGCTACTTCATCATGGATGATTCGTGGTTCGACCAGTACATGTACGAGGTGGCGGTGCGCAAGGAGTACCTGCCCGAGGAGTACCAGAAGGCGCTGGAGACCGAGCCTGAAGTGCTTCCGTATTGGAACACCTTCAACCCGGAGCCGTGATACGCGAGACCCGAAGGAGTCCCGTCCGTAATCGATAGCGTTGCAGATGCCGCTCGGCCAATCACCGGGCGGCTCCTGTGCGCATGGACGTAAGCCAGGAAAACATGAGTGATAAAACGAAATCCAAATCCGGCGCCATAGTCAAGGGCGCCAAGGGAGGCACCGGCAACCTCACGACGATCGCGTTGATCATGATGAACGTCACAGTGATCGCAGGTCTCGCCAACGACGTGCAGCAGTCGTTCTACGGCCTCTCCTCAGTTACCTTCTTCCTGATCGGCGGGCTGCTGTTCTTCCTGCCGACTGGTCTTGTGGCGGCTGAACTCGCATCCGGCTGGAGCCAGCGTGGCGGCATCTTCCGCTGGGTCGGCGAAGGCATCGGCGTGTTCCCCGCGGTCGCCTGCCTGCTGATTCTGTGGTTCCAGACCACGTTCACCTTCGGCTCCGGCATTCCGTCGATGTCGGCCACGATCGGCTTCTTCACCACGAAGTACGATTGGGCCGTCGACTTCGCCAAGAACTCGCATTCGTGGAAGGTGACGCTGCCGATCATGATCGGCTGGCTGGCCTACTACTGGTTCTGCTGCTTCCTCGCCACGAAGGGCGTCAAGACCTTCAGCAAGATCGCGCAGTACGGCGTCATTCTCGGCACCTTCCTGCCGCTGGGCGTCATGACCATCCTGGCCGTCGTCTGGCTGTGCCAGGGCCACACGCCCGCCATCGACATGGCGCCGAGCGCATTGGTGCCGAAGTGGGAGGGCATGTCGACCCTCGCATTGGCCGCAGGCGTGTTCTTCTCGTTCGCCGGCATCGATATGAACGCCGCGCACATCAAGGACCTCAAGAAGCCGAACAAGCAGTTCCCGCTCGCCATCTTCGTCTCGATGATCCTCGCGCTGCTCATCTTCATCGTCGGCACGTTGATCATCGCCATGGTGATCCCGAACAAGCAGATCAACCTGCTGTACACGCTGTTCGCCACCTACCGTGCACTCGGCGCGACGATTGGCTTCCCTGATCTCTACCTGGTGTTCTGCTGGCTCGGCATGCTCAACAGCTTCGCCGCGCTGATCACGAACCTCGCAGGCCCCTCCTACATGCTAGGACAGGCCGGCCGTTCCGGCTTCCTGCCGAAGTTCCTGCAGAACAACAACAAGCATGGCATGCCGAGCCGCCTGATGTACACGCAGATGGCATTGATGACGATCATCGCGTTCATCGTGTTCCTGCTGCCGAACGTGGAGGGCTTCGTCGCGCTGATCACTCAGGCGATCACGATTCTGTACCTCACCTACTATGTGCTCATGTTCGTGGCGTTCCTGCGTCTGCGTTACCAGCAGCCGAACCGCCCGCGTGGCTTCAAGGTGCCCGGTGGCATGGCCGGTGCATGGATTGTGGCCGGCATTGGCATCCTTGCCTCCGTGTTCGGCATCGTGCTGGCGTTCTACCCGCCGGCACAGCTTGCCGCCGAGGTGGGCTCCGGTGCCACCTACGACCTGATCATCATTGGATTGCTCGCATTCGTGTTCATTGCCTGCGTGCTCATCTACCGTGCCTCCCGCAAGCATGATTGGGCTGATCCAACCAACCAGTTCGCGCCGTTCACGTGGCAGATTGAGGGGTTGAAGAAACCTTCCAAGGCGCTGTCGAACATTCCTACCGCATTGCTTTCCGAAGGTCAGAACCCGATGGGCCTGCCGATCAAGAAGCACTACGACAAGGATGAGATGATGAAGGACCTGCCTACGGGTAAGGATCCGAAGCAGGGTGAGGTGGCGGCTGCGCTGCTCAAGAAGCAGGGCATCACCGAACCGTCCGAGCCGGCCAAGGTCGCCTTGGTGGGAGACCCCACTGTGGGCGTCAAGACGGTGTCATACGAACCTGAACCCGTGCATACGAACGAATCGGGCGACATGATTCCTCAGCCCACCGCGGCCGATGTCTCAGCGGCCCCGGTTCCCACTGATGCGGCGGCCGATGCTCGCCGTGCCGAGGCCGAGGCCAAGATTGCCAGCCAGGATGCCCATGAGTACCACAACGAGGCCGTGGCCCTTACCGATGAGGCGAAGGACGATGTGATGTTGTCGCAGGACGCCCACCGCGTTCAGGTGGACGAGGCCGAGGCGCATGAGGCACAGGCTGCAGTCAAATCCATCGACTCCATCAACGCGGATCAGGCCGTCGACCCGACCAAACCGGCGGACGATCCGTCGCAGCCCAAGCACTGAGCTCAGGCGTTCCTAATGCGCAGGCGGCCCCGTGAACGTCACGGGGCCGCGCATGCGCCAAATTCTTCGGTGCGCGGGGCATTTCCTCCCATGCACCATACAAGCTAAGGAGTATTCCATGGCAAACAATACAGAAGCAACCAAGAACGAAGCCGGCAACGACGAGCAGAAGAAGCCGCTCGAGCCGCTGCCGCAGGCAGCCACGAAGCAGTACACGTGGACCGGCGCCGACGGCAAGAAGATCAACTACACCGCCACCGCGGAAATGATTCCGGTGCGCGCCGACGACGGCCAGCTCATCGGCCACATGTTCATGTTCTCCCAGGTTTCCGATCAGGAAGACAAGTCGGATCGTCCGGTGACGTTCTGCTGGAACGGCGGCCCCGGTGGTGCCTCGTACATGGTCAACATCGGTGGCATGGGCGCCAAGCGCGTCAAGACCGATGGCATGGCGCACCTGAAGGGCGTCGGTGAGGTCGAAGACAACCCGTATTCGCTGCTGCCGAGCTCGGATCTCGTGTTCATCGATGCGTTCGGCACCGGCTACTCGCATGTGGATCCGAACTACGACGCCAAGAAGGTGTGGGGTGTCGACGGTGACGGCGATGCCTTCACGCGCGGCATCATCGCATGGCTCACCAAGTACGACCGCATGAACAGCCCGCACTACCTGTACGGCGAATCCTACGGCACCATGCGCAACGCCGTCGTCTACCGCATGCTCGGCGAGCATGGCGTCGGCGTCGCAGGCATCACCGAACAGTCCACCATTCTCGACTACGAGCCCACGCTCTCCGGTGAGGACGACTACTACATGGGCATGTTCCCCGTGTACGCCGCCACCGCCAACTACTTCAAGAAGGCCGGGGTGGGCGTCGACCAGTACGAGTGGTACGACAAGGCGTTCGACTATGCGAACAACACGCTTGCCCGTGCCCTGACGCTCGCCGACGCATTGCCGGCGGACGAGATGAAGAAGATCGCCGGCGAGATGAGCGAGTTCATCGGCCTGCCTGCCGACTTCATCGAAGAGAAGGGCCTGCGCATCGAACTCGACACGTTCCGCAAGAACCTGCTCAAGGCCGAGGGTGAGACCACCGGCCGTTACGACACCCGCTTCACCACGTACGGATATCAGGACGTGCAGGGCGACAACGAGTTCTTCGCCGGCGAGGATCCGTCGTACGACGCGATCAACGCCGCCTACCTCGACGTGTACATGAAGATGCTCGGCGACATGGGCTTCAAGGGCTACGAGAACTATGAGGGCCTCTCGCTCAAGGTCAACTCGAGCTGGAACTGGACGCATCAGGCTCCAGGCACCATGGGCTCCCCGCAGGTTCCGAATGTGGCCTACGATCTTGCCACTGCGCTGCGTCGCAACCCGACGAGCCGCATCTGCGTGCTCGGTGGCATCCACGACGCTGCGACGCCGTACTGGAACGTGCGCCACGACATCAACAAGCTGTTCCTGCCGCAGGCGCTCAAGGATCGCATCGAGTACCATCTGCACTCCAACGGCCACATGCTGTACTGCGACGAGGTGGCTCTGGCTGCGGCCGGCCCCGAACTTGCCGCCTTCTACGACAAGCGCCATGAAGACAAGGACTGATTTGTCCGGCGCGTCCCACGCCAAGGAACCGCAGTACTTGATCTAAGGGTCTGATTTGAAGGGATTGCCCGCCTCCCATTGAAGAGGAGGGCAATCCCTTCAGGATTTTTGCGTACCGCACAGTGCCGTTCCAACGCAGGACGACAGAACTATAGTCGAAAATTGAAATAGTACGGAAGAGATTTTCCAGGAAGGGAAGGAGCCTCACATGACCGCTGCAACGAAGTCACAGGAAATCCCAGCTCCAAACAATACGGGTGCGGGCGGTCCGGTCACCGTCAAGCGCACACTCTCGGTATTCGACCTCGTGGTGTTCGGTATGATCTTCATGGTGCCGATCGCCCCATTCTCCATTCTCGCATCGGTTTCGAACACGTCGCACGGCATGCCGGCCCTCGCATACGTGATCGCCATGGTCGCGATGCTGTTCACCGCGTTCTCGTTCGACCTCATGGTGCCCCGCTACCCATCGAGCGGCAGCATCTTCGTCTACGCCTCCGATGAGATCAACGGTCCGGTGGGATTCGTGGTCGGATGGCTCATGCTGTTGCAGTACCTGATCACGCCGGCCGTCATGCTCATCATGGCCGGTCTGGCAATTCATGAATACGTGCCGGCCGTTCCGGTGTGGGCATGGTGCCTCATCTTCCTCGCCATCATCACGGTCATCGCGATGCGTGGCGCCGGAGCCACCGTCATGGTGGACAAGCTCGCCTTGGTGGCCGAGCTCATCGTGTTGCTGCTGTTCTTCATCTTCGGCGTCATCTACGTGGCGAAGAACCCCAGCGTGGCCCACTTCTCCTTCGAAGGCTTCTACAATCCCGGCCACTTCGAGATGGGCGCGGTGATGAGCGCCGTCTCGCTGTGCGCGCTGTCGTTCGTCGGCTTCGGCTCCGTGGTCACGCTCGACGACCAGAGCCTCGACCCCAAGCATGGCCCGTCGCGCGCGATGATTGTGATCGTGCTCATTCTGGGCGCGCTCTACATGGCGATGAGCCTGCTGACGATGTGCATGGATCCGAGCGGCAAGCTCATGGCAGCCAATCCGAACAACGGTTTCTACTTGGTGGCCGGCCTTGCCGGAAAGTGGCTTGGTGTGCTGTGCGCCGTGGCCAATGCGCTCGCTCTGGGCATTTTCACGTCGCTGTCGGGCATGACCGCCGGCGCCTCGCTGCTGCGCGTGATGGCCAAGGACGACGCATTGCCGTCGGTCTTCGCCAAGATCAGCCCGAAGACCCGCGTGGCCACCGTCGCCACCGGCTTCGTCGCCGTCCTCACGCTGGCGCTCATCTTCATCGTGTTGCCGATCGGCATGACCACCGGCGCGAAGATCTCCAACTACGGCGCGCTCTCCACGTACTTCATGCTCAACATTGCCGTCATCTGGGGCCTTGGTATCAGGGCGAAGATTCTTGAGCACGGCAAGTTCTGGCGTACGATCATCTTCCCGCTCATCGGCGCAATCGTCACCGGCGTCATCTTCTGCTCGCTCGGTGGCGAGGTGCTCATTGTGGGCACCGTGTGGCTCGTGCTCGGCATCATCTTCTACTACGTGTGGACGAAGGCGCTGCATCACAAGCCGGATCTGCTTTCCGCCTCCCGTGCCAAGGGCGAGACCAAGGCGCAACGCATCGCCCGCAATGCACAGGCCGATGCCCATGCCAAGCAGGTCGCCCAGAACGTGCTCGACCAGCAGACTGCCGCGGACTCCATGTCGAACGAGTCCTCGAAGGCCTGAACTGTCGCCCTGTGCTTGAACTCGCGCGCGAACGCACCGATCATGTATGCGCTCGCGCGTTCGAGTATTCGGGCATATATTCAAACTATGCGATTTCACGATTACGTTTCCGGCATGCGCATCCCCACGCTCATGCTCGGCATCGCGCCCGTGCTCATCGGAGCCACCGCAGCGTGCCGCGTGCTCGACCTGCGCAGTGCGGAAGGCTTGCCGGCCTGCGGCGTCTTCGTTTCCAGTGCGGAATGCCATGCGGGCACCGGCAGAATCGTCACGCTCGGCCTGCTTTGTCTGCTCGTCGCGCTCTTCCTGCAGATCGCCGTCAACTTCGCCAACGACTACTCGGACGGCGTGCGTGGCACCGATGCCCACCGTACGGCGGCGGTACGGCAATACACGGTGGAATCTGATTTTCAGTTCTTTGAGAACGGTGCGACTGCAGAAGAGGAGCGGCAGGCGCGCGAGCTGAACGGGCCGATGCGCTTGGTGGCCAGCGGCGTCACCCCGCGCGCGGTGCTCATGGCGGCCATTGTGAATGCTGTGCTCGCCTGCGTGTGCGGCCTCGCGGTGATTGTGATCACCGGCTACTGGTGGCTTGTATTCGTGGGGGCGTTGTGCGTGGCAGCCGCATGGTTCTATGTGGGCGGCTCTCATCCATACGGATACTTCGGGTTCGGCGAGCTGGCCGCCTTCGTGTTCTTCGGTCCGGTCGCCGCGCTTGGCACGCAGTTCGTGCTGTGCGGTCATGTCAACGGGAACGGCGTGTATGGGGCGGTAGTCATCGGCGCGGTCTCTGCGGCCGTGATGGCGGTGAATAATCTGCGCGACGTGAACACGGATCGTGAGAGCGGCAAACGCACGCTCGCCGTACGTCTCGGAGCGCGTGCGTTCACGGTGTGCCTGTGCGTGCTTATCGCCCTCGTTATGCTCGTCATGGTGATTCCGTGGAGCGTGATGTGGATCCATATGGATTCCGATCTGCCCAATCTGAGCGTGCTCGGCGGCTACTGCGCAGTGCTCGGCGAAATCGCGCTCATACTGCTCACCGTGGTCGTCGAATTCAATGTGGCCAAACGGGAATACCGTAGCGCCATGCGGAATCTGTCGTGGATCGCGCTCGCCGTCGCGCTGGTGTTCGTCGGTCTCACCATGTCCATCTGAATGCGCTGAGATCGTCGCGTTCGCAGATTATCCCGCCAATCGGGCAGATATGGCAATGCACGTGCATTTGACTCGACGGGTCGCTAGACTAGGGCATATGACTTACAAACTGGTACTGCTCCGACATGGTCAGAGCGAATGGAACAAGACAAATCAGTTCACCGGCTGGGTTGACGTCCCGCTGACCGAAAAGGGTCGCGAGGAAGCCAAGAACGGCGGCAAGCTTATGAAGGACAAGGGTGTGCTGCCCGACATCGTCTTCACCTCGCTGCTGCGCCGCGCCATCAACACCGCGAACATCGCGCTCGATGAGGCCGACCGCCTGTGGATTCCCGTGAAGCGCGACTGGCGCCTCAACGAGCGTCATTACGGCGCCCTGCAGGGAAAGAACAAGAGCGAGATCCGCGAGGAGTACGGCGACGAGAAGTTCATGCTGTGGCGCCGCTCCTACGGCACCCCGCCGCCCGAGATTGACCCGAACGACCAGTACGCGCAGAACAACGACCCGCGCTACGCCGGCGACCCGGTTCCGGAAGCCGAGTGCCTGGCCGACGTCGTGGAGCGCGTGAAGCCGTACTTCGAGGCAGAGATCGAGCCTGAGCTCAAGGATGGCAAGACCGTTCTCATCGCCGCCCACGGCAACTCGCTGCGCGCGA includes:
- a CDS encoding phosphoglyceromutase is translated as MTYKLVLLRHGQSEWNKTNQFTGWVDVPLTEKGREEAKNGGKLMKDKGVLPDIVFTSLLRRAINTANIALDEADRLWIPVKRDWRLNERHYGALQGKNKSEIREEYGDEKFMLWRRSYGTPPPEIDPNDQYAQNNDPRYAGDPVPEAECLADVVERVKPYFEAEIEPELKDGKTVLIAAHGNSLRAIVKMLDGLTEEEIAKVNIPTAIPLVYELDENFKPIKKGGEYLDPEAAAAGAAAVAAQGQK